The DNA window actgtggaGGGACGTTCATTCCTTGGTCTATTGGATACTGGAGCAGATCGTAGTATTAtctctgctcatgactggccaccCAGATGGCCTACACAAACATCGTCTCAGGCCCTACGTGGTTTAGGGTACGAAATGGCTCCTTTAATGAGCTCAAAAGAATTGACGTGGAGAGATACAgaagggagatcaggaaagatCACTCCTTATGTTATAGACATTCCAGTAAcgctgtggggcagagatgttttgGTAGAGCTGGACATGAGACTAACAAATGATTACTCCCCACAAGTCCAGGATATGATGGCAAAAATGGGTTACGTGCCTAGAAAGGGTCTGGGAAAGAActtacaaggacgagttgacccagtactgtcaaaacaaaaacatgacaggacgggtctgggtttttcctaggggccgttgaggggggaatacccattacatggaaaacGGAGGAGCctttatgggttcctcaatggcctctatcctctgaaaaattaattgctgctgCCGAATTAGTATTCGAACAATTACAATTAGGACATATTCAACCATCCAGATCACCTTGGAATACGcccatatttgttattaagaaaaagtcaggaaaatggcGGTTATTACATGATCTAAGAGCTATTAATTCTCaaatgcaaataatgggtcccatacagaaAGGTATAACCGTTACTCTCCAGCATTCCTGCTGaatggcctattattattattgatattaaagattgcttttttctatccctcttgctccacaagatagcgtgcgatttgcatttactttgccaTCTATGAATAATGAGGAACCTGATAAGCGCTATCAGTGGGTGGTCTTACCTCAAGGTATGGCAAAtagtcctactatgtgtcaactttatgTAGGACAGGCCCTACGGCCTGTACGTGACCAATTCCCAAAATTAAGAATGATTCATTTCATGGATGATATCTTGCTTTCTGCTAAAGATCATGGCACCCTGGAAGTAGCTTATGCGAAAGTGGTTAAGGCGCTTGAAAGCAACCAATTGTGCATAGCACCTGAAAAAGTccaaatgggccaaatgggagaatacTTAGGAACaaaaatcactcctcatagtatttctcctcaaaaaattgaattacgaaaagaccatttaaaaacattaaatgactttcaaaaattactaggaagcataaattggattcgaccctatataaaaatgcccaatgtagatttacaaccactttatgagatcctgaaaggggattctcagcttacttcaccccgtgttttaaccaaggaagcacgattatccttgaggaaagtagaagaaagactagaaaaggcaatactaaaaaggtataaggaagaggaagatctgcttttgtgtatactgagaacttttcgtcaacctacaggagtattatggcaacaaggtccacttctttggatttatccccatatttctcctaataaaacccttgaatattacccttctgctgttgcacagcttgctgtgttaggtgttaaatcttgcattcagcattttggtatttcaccaaagaaaattattataccatatacaactgctcaggtagaaacattgtgtgcattgatagatgattgggccatattgcgctgtagttttgatggagagtttgacaatcattatcctaaggatccgttgctacaattttttactgaacatccagtgatctttcctaagatcactgcctcagagcctttgtctggagcattagatatttatacagatggctccaaaaccggtgtaggtgcctatatggttgattctcaagaaccagtattaattcaatatagtccaggtaccccccaaattacagaatgtaaaattgtattggaagttttcaaaagatttcatgattcttttaatttaatttctgactctgcttatgtggttaatgcggtacgctcacttgaaattgcagggccaattcggtcgactagtactgtatgtcaaattcttttagaattacaaaatttgatttgggccagaaaaaataaatttttcatacaacatattcgagcccatactaatttgcctggtcccatgaccagtaataatgccctggtggatgctagtactcgtagagagtttatttttcatgctgctccggttgatctcgctagagaatttcatcaaaagtttcatgtacctgcctttactcttcaacaaaaatttaaaatctctagagctgcagctcgtgatgtggtgttaagttgccagaattgtgttcaatttcaccaccctcctcatgtagggattaaccctcgtggtctgatcccgctaaaactttggcagatggatgtcacacacatatctcaatttggaaatttaaaatatgctcatgtttctgttgatacatgttctggtattatacatgctactctgatgactggtgaaaaggctcgtaatgccattagccattgcttagaggcatgggcagcctggggaaagcctgatagtctcaagacggacaatgggcctgcctacattgcaaagtcctttcaggcattttccagacaatgcaggtcaaacatactacaggattgccatacaatccccaaggtcaaggaattgtggaaagagtacatcgtaccttaaaagagctgataaaaaaacaaaaagagggaattgccagcagccgaacaccaaaagaacaactttctttagctctttttactctaaatttcttagttttggatgcgcatggccgctgtgctgcggatcgccatgctgctactacacctataactaatgcagaagtaaagtggaaggatatcttaactgataaatggtgtggcccagatcccgtgatctcgagatctaggggagctgtttgtgtttttccgcagaatcaagaaaatccaatttgggtacctgagcgcttgactcgaaaattgccttctgaagatgagactacgaaccctactattgctactgggaatgataatacaggttaattcgatcaccctgtgggctattgccagatcctggccagtacccatgccagtccatagcaattctactgttttaccaacctttttctctacctcctgtttgcgtgatgttccttgtatagtgccaactggagaaatgccccaacggtatgccgccactaacgtttctctgttgcataccttatgttttaccattaaagactcttccctgccctgtattTGGTTACGTAGAGCCATGTTAGCTAATTGGTTGAATCCTATAAGTGACAGCACAATGAACACcgggatcatcctggctgctttgagtcaaattgcccagGGAGTCTCTTCACCCAGCGAGGACATGTCAGTCGATAGTTCTGCTGATCTGAACATTACAACACTAAttgtgatgcataattgtagtgttccatcacgcccagggcaaggtaactatgcacagaatagctctacccgtcgtagagtcttacccgcttgccccccgcatcaagagtttccacctaattttaccccatgtcagagtccattccatagaacaaaacaattcctactgggatttgaattttcccctcctcttggccatgtacagtatgactggggggagaataagactggcaagcataatctctggccttggtttcaatgggtgctgtccaatgagcaaggggcatatacatccctgaccccctttgctaggttgatgggtgagaacttcacgctgtataatgtttcggctaccagaaaaaatgataccaggttgaccaatattcaatataataacctcttggaacataatactgccactagtacttcagtatgtgttagatcaccctttttctttctgataagcactaatgtcagcaatggtgttttaaattgtaatagctctgatgtagtctgctatttagctgaatgctgggatggcaacaatgacaccgcagtgatggttaagattccctcctttgtgccaatcccagtggaggcaaacccagatagttttcctattctcaatttgctgagaaccaaaagagattttggaattacggcagccataatttcagccatcgtgctgtctgctgccgcagctaccacagctgcaattgctatgaccaatcaaatacagacggctgagactgtcaatcagattgtagaaagaactgcaatggcgctagagatacaagaagaatttaatactcatttggcatctggccttctattagccaatcaaaggatagatttagttcaagaacaaattgaagcactatatcatatgacacagctgtcttgcgtttcctccctaagaggtttatgcattactcctttgcaagccaacttttctcagcattctcaacagagcaaagaaatctcaaattatctgaaaggaaactggtccatgaaagcagagcaactatccagacaattgctgatgcagattgctgtcctcaacagcactaggctggaccccatcacaaatgaagactttacctcatggattaccaatgctttctccttttttaaggagtgggcgggcatgtttgcctggggagctattgtcctcctgggatgcggagtatgtctctggcttattggccgtttaaaaagagaacatgccagacacaaagcggttgtttaccaggctatgactgccattgacaatggtgcttctcccaatgtatggctggcctctttgaaagattaagagttcgccctagatcatttttgtcacagtcatgtggggtcattgtatccagagacaggcaactttcctcgagctcggaccaacctaagtcacgggcccggtggcgatagggtgacccaacgacgggtaaggccgagtcatcgtcaggaacgacctaagacaggagcaatgacaagattgacgtgacacccagatctagaccagtcattttattaaacaaaaaagggggagatgtagggagcggtgcgacagctgtatgataatgaggtgaatctggcgccctcctaacaacagtactgagcatgcgtggagttttgcacctgacgtcagtctggctggggcggtactatgctaaatgggagttcatgcctcgccaatctctggaggacaagtagctgggatggcagtggggtgactcgtgccccaccaatccctgaaagaagattagcatactgttgtgtatataagctgagcggtaacacttaaagctgtaacacttggagctgtaacacttggagctgtaacacttagggctggctgccgctgcctccctgtatcaacaaagaaggtctcctgcagtaaaggctgttgagaagaatccaaccgtgttgcgtcttccttgccggaagAGGTGGGTGCGAcacctatgagcctatggggccattttgtattcaaaccaccacaactatGAAAGCTAGTCAGAAATGAGCTTCCAGGTGGGACTTGACAGGTTCCACCATGTCTTGTGACTCAGATGTAGGGTGTGTCTTAAACAATAGGGTCACACCAGCAAATTCTGGAAAGCAATGGCAATAGCCTATAACGTTGGGGGTTGGTCTGGTACTGTGTATACAAATGCTAAATTTggaaccccaagatctggttCCTTCCAGAGGAACAAGTTCTCTCTTACATCTGCCTTTGTTATGTAAACATTGCTTCCCAATTTAAAGCTATTAGGTGAATAAAAGTGGCTACAGCCATTTACTGGGGAGAATAGAGGTAGGCAGAGCTTCAGGCTGGGGTCCCTAGGTAGAGATcatgagaagaaagaagagaatgagaaagaggaggaagaaagaggagggagaaagagaaagaaacagagcagGAGGTCTTCATGATGGTCCAGGAGCACATGAGTAAAATGCCCCCTGAAGATAGACTGGTGGGGCAGAAATAACAAAGGCAGAGACTTAAACAGCAAGTATTGGGGAGCACACCTGAGGAATTAACAGTTTCACATATAGAAAATAGATTAGGGGTAATTTGCTCAGTAATTGTACTAAAGCTGACCTTTTAAAAAATCCTTAGGACTCTGCCTCGATTAATGGGGGACTGGCTGGGTCATGTTAATAACTATTAAAGttattaaattacatttaaacACAATTTACAGGGGGTCAATGGGACTGACAAATAACTCAAAACCCATACTTAGCACTGGGCATTTTATTTGATAGCCAATGGCATCAGGGGGAGGCATTATCCCCCATTATAGGGTAACTCCATTTAAACTATATATTTCTCCTAGAGTAGCAGCTTTCCATATAACATTATTAAAGGGCtccccacagtgggctaggccatCCCACATCGACCATTAAATAAGacaagtctctttttttttcttttttctttttttcggagctggggaccgaactcagggccttgcgcttgctaggcaaggactctaccactgagctaaatccccaaaccctgttcatctattttttaaaagacattcatatacgtgtgtgtgtgtatactgtagctgtctccagacacaccagaagagggcatctgatctcattatagatggttgtgagccaccatgtggttgctgggatatgaactcaggacctctggaagagcagtccgtgttcttaaccactgagccatccctccagctcctatttatttattgtttaactCTTCTTCTCTTACACATTACATCCCTACTACAGGTTCCCCTCCACTCCTCCTAGTCCCTcttcccctgccttcttcctcaGAACAACTCTTCTTCTGtttaccttaaaaacaaacaaacaaacaaaacccaaagagcAGACCTCCCAAGGATATCCTCTGAACGTGGcctaacaagatacaataagactggGCAACCAtactgcaaaaacaaacaaaaacccaggtaAATAAAGGGGGAGATGTCAagtttttatcttgttttaatTATCCTACATATTTCAGAATGATCGAATAGTTGATAAGAAGTTGGgttttcggggctggagagatggctcagcggttaagggcactgactgctcttccagaggtcctgagttcaattcccagcaaccacatggtggctcacaaccatctgtaatgggaactgatgccctcttctggtgcgtctgaagacagcgacagtgtacttacataaataaaagataaataaatctttaaaaaaaaaaaaaagaagaagttggGTTTTcaatggtgagtgtgtgtgtgtgtgtgtgtgtgtgtgtgtgtgtgtgtgtgtgtgcatgtatacatgtactcCGATTCATGTGTGGAGGTAAGAGAACAATTCTGTGGAGATggttctctcctctccatccaccTTTGCTTGGGTTTCAGGGATTAAGTAGTTGATAGCCCAGCTCtcccagcaagcacttttaccactgacccatctcactGCCTCCTCCTACCCCTGCCCAGTGTTGCCTTTAAAGTTAAATCCTGCTAATAAATATACAAACATGATTAGAATGTCACGATTTTGTGACCTCTCAAGGAGTAAGATGTATTGATGGCAGCTatgatgatggctcagcagttaagagcatttactgctcttgcagaggacctaagtttggttcccagcacccatgtcatggctgcacaaccacctgtaactcagcTCTGGGGGGTccagcgccctctgctggcctccccGCACAGTAcactcatgtgtacatacacacatacacagacacgtcactggaaataaaataacttgagAAAAAAAGCCGATAAACACACAAGATAACATAAACAAGGGTCAGATAACTGCAGAGACAGTTTGATGCAGGTGGAGAATAGACTGGCAACTTGGAAAATGCAGGCTCAGCCACATGGAAGCAGTGATCCCACCTTGGACTTGATCTTGGAGTCCTATAACGAGAAGTGGCTACTTCAAATGCTTGGCACCTTGGAGGCAGTtggaggagactgaggcaaatCTAGTATTCTAAATCTGACCCACACCTGGTACAGAGAGCACTGGATCCTTGTGCTTGCAGATTAAGTGCTAGGGAAACTAGGAATGTTAAATACCGAGGGTTGTCTCTTCAAAAGACACATATAACCTGTTTTCTTCCCAGGAGGCCGGAAATGCATGTGGTTAACAGCCTCAGGATCTCTGTGCCATCTGCAGGGCCAGGCCACACCTGACTCCCACAGACTTTTGTGTTTACCTCAGTCATTCTCCCTAGACCCTTATCTGAGCATTGTTTCTGGGTCAATAGAACCCATCTTTACGGAAGAGGTCACATGGACTTTTACAAAGAGTTTCAATGTAGTTAAGTCTTAAACTCTGTTGTACACACAAGATCGAGTTAATTATCaccaggaagttttctcctaaaTTATGCTACTTAAGTAGGCCTAAATTAACAGCCTGGTGTCAGACTCTAGAAGCTTGAGCCAGCACCAGCTACCGAATCATGTTAACTGAACTTCTTTCCCCTTGCCCCATGCAGATCTGCTGGCCAGGGTGTTTGCAGCATGGTggttgtaaattttaaaagtccaTTGGAATGATTATGTCAAGAGGCAAACTGAAAATACTTCTCAAACCTTGTAAGACAGTCTCAGATTCTGTCTGGTTTCCTCTGCTCCTTCTGGTGAACTCAGTTCTCCAGATGATGTCTGTGTAGCAGTTTACCTCTGTCAGTAAAATCTCTAATTATGTTAACCAGTCTGCAAccattttgacttttaaaaaaagtacatTCTTTTTAAGCCCACGTGgtgacccatgcctttaatcttagcactggggaggcagaggtaggaagagctctgtgagtttgaggccagcctggtttacatagtgagttctaggacagcttgccaccaagcctgctgtCCTGAGGTTGACCCaaggacccacatagtggaaggagaaaatcaatttcaataaagttgtcctctgtcttccacataCACCAGGGCACACACATAactaaattaatggaaaaaaaatggatctgttttgggtttgtttttttttttttttgactcttaTATTAGCCACAGTGAGCTAACAGTGGCAAGCATTGAAAGGACTGAATCCGACTAAGGGCAACTGAGTCTTGAGATCAACATCTCAATGACAGCCAATGGATGCCTTACATTTGTGAAATCCTGGCCTAGGGCACTAGCCCATGTACTGCCCCTTTAGAGAAAATATTTGCTTTATGGACTCTACAAAGAATAgagaaatggggttggggatttagctcagtggtagagcgcttgcctaggaagtgcaaggccctgggttcggtccccagctccgaaaaaaaaaaaaaaaaaagaaaaagaaaaaaaaaaaagaatagagaaatgGCAAAGTGAGATCACAGaagtcacatacacacaggaagggagggagagaacaaaAAGAGGTTATGAATGTAGTTCGTTCGGCAGGTTTCTGCCTTGCATTCACAGAACCCTGGGCTTTATCCCCTCCTAAAATCCCCATAGTGCAGGCCTGGacctccagcactcaggaggtaacgGTGGGAGggacagaagttcaaggttgCCTATTGTCGGCTACTTCGGGAGTTGAGTCTAACCTGAAGTAcaggaaactctgtctcaaaacaaacaaaagcacccaaaactgaaagaaaaggagaattTTTGGAAATGGAGTTCGAGATTTGGGAGATTCCTTGAATGCAAGTTTGAACAGTTTGGATATTTTATCTTTCCATATACTAATTTGCTATGTAGCTAAAACTAGCCTGAAACTCTCAATCcttcttcctcagtgtcttgagtGATGGGATCACAGGTGCACACCTGTATTACACCACCTGTATTACACCTGTATCACAGGTGCACACCATCACACTCATCCCTGGgttttattgttactttttgtTTAAGCTTTGtgctaaaacattttttttagaggaaaaaaatcatcgttggctcacctgtaatcccaggtctTGAGAAGCTAAGGCAGCAGAATCAAGACTAAGACCAACCTGAACTATACAGAGtaagaccatgtttcaaaaacaacaacagaaatcaatAACGTTTTCCTGGACACAGGTttattaatcaaaaaaaaaaagatcctctcAAACTTTGGTATCCATGTCAGATGTACTTCTAAACAGCCTTAGCTTTCTTGTCAGCCCTAGGGATACAGCACCCCCTCAATAGATGTCTGTAGTTTCTCCCTTTTGTAAGCCTGAAGGTCACTGGTTCTCCAACCCTTTGGGCAGGACCTGTCAATCTTAGAATGGCTTCAGGGCAGAGTAGCAGATGCAGTATGGAGGCTCAGAGGTGCTGGCCACTCTCATTGGGTGGGTACCAGTAGAACCACCTGAGATTAACCATTCGTTAATGTAGCTAAGACTGCAAGGTGCTCCAGGCTCGAAGGCCATAATATTCTTGTCTGTGCTTCCAGGTACAGCATCTTTGTCAGCTGCTATCATCCATCCTTTAAAAGGAGTTTGTGAATGTTAGGCTAGCTCTTGCTGGGTATCAATATGGTGCCTGATACCAGAGGCTGAGGCCAGAAAGCAAATACTTATTtgaatttagttttgttttaagagagtccccttctgtagcccaggctggagtCAAACTGAGGGCAATCCTACTGCTTCAGTCTCTCAAGGGTTGGAACTATATGTAAGATGATGCACTTTTCAAAGACATTGATGTCCACATGTGATCATTTTAAAAACAGGCCACCCCTGACTTACAACAAAGGGGATGCTTTTTCAGTAAGTTTCTTTGAATCTATTAGGTATTCTTCAAAACATGTTAAAGTAAAACCTTTCATATTAAGGCACCTCTAAAATAAAAGGGCTTGTTGAGCTGCTCAGATCTAGCTATAAAAAGAACCGGGTCTGGGACAGATTTTTTACAATTTGCAGCAGTTGAGATACATAGA is part of the Rattus norvegicus strain BN/NHsdMcwi chromosome 4, GRCr8, whole genome shotgun sequence genome and encodes:
- the LOC134486623 gene encoding uncharacterized protein LOC134486623 — translated: MRLRTLLLLLGMIIQVNSITLWAIARSWPVPMPVHSNSTVLPTFFSTSCLRDVPCIVPTGEMPQRYAATNVSLLHTLCFTIKDSSLPCIWLRRAMLANWLNPISDSTMNTGIILAALSQIAQGVSSPSEDMSVDSSADLNITTLIVMHNCSVPSRPGQGNYAQNSSTRRRVLPACPPHQEFPPNFTPCQSPFHRTKQFLLGFEFSPPLGHVQYDWGENKTGKHNLWPWFQWVLSNEQGAYTSLTPFARLMGENFTLYNVSATRKNDTRLTNIQYNNLLEHNTATSTSVCVRSPFFFLISTNVSNGVLNCNSSDVVCYLAECWDGNNDTAVMVKIPSFVPIPVEANPDSFPILNLLRTKRDFGITAAIISAIVLSAAAATTAAIAMTNQIQTAETVNQIVERTAMALEIQEEFNTHLASGLLLANQRIDLVQEQIEALYHMTQLSCVSSLRGLCITPLQANFSQHSQQSKEISNYLKGNWSMKAEQLSRQLLMQIAVLNSTRLDPITNEDFTSWITNAFSFFKEWAGMFAWGAIVLLGCGVCLWLIGRLKREHARHKAVVYQAMTAIDNGASPNVWLASLKD